The Anguilla anguilla isolate fAngAng1 chromosome 2, fAngAng1.pri, whole genome shotgun sequence genome contains the following window.
TCTCCCACGAGGTTCACTGGGTAGACATTTTATATCGTATTTCTTATTGCCCATAATAAATTCACAATCAAATTTTATCTTTTAAAGTGTGTCTACATTCCATGTGAATTAATTCTCTCATTAAGGCTCAATCACAGTGCATCAGCACTGCCTACAGAAAGCAGTATTCACTATGGAATAAATGTAAGGTTTCTTTGAATATTCTTTTCAGAAAGGCGCACAGAACATTTATACACCCTGCTGAGTTAAATTACCTGATCATTAAGCCATTGTTTCCTCTTGATGTAATACTGGATTTTCCTCACTATTATTATGAGTGTGTGGGGAATGCTAAAGGTTAACTTGAAACACAcgtcatttctctctctctctctctctctctcctctcttctctttagTTTCCCCCCCCATAAAACcaaatatttctgtaattgTGCAGCCAAGGAGCAGACAAAAAAGCCGCGGACTGGTACAGCATTTGAAGTCTGTTAAGGGCTGGAAAGGAGCAGCGGTTTGGGGTTATGAAACCCAGATGTTTCCTGAGTACAGGGGACAGGCCTGGAGCCTGAGACTCCAGAGGTGACTTAGACTCCAGCAGTCTGGTACTGCACCTCAGTCAAAATGGATTCAGTTCTGTGTTTGAAGCGATGCGCAAAATGGCCAAAACATAAGGCAAAGGCCTAGAGAATAAATTCAGACCCTTAAATAAATTCCCAACAGGACAGATGAGATTTCATAGGATTTCTAGACAAGGCCAGGTGGATGGCAGATATGTTTGGATATTGAGAGGATGCATTAAATAgttaaaatagatttaaaaaatagtttaaaagaGCACGTAGTTGAAGTGTCGAGTAGCATGTTCTTCAGACTCTGTGTACTGCACATGAActtacacacggacacacgcccTGAATTCACACTGTACCCACACAGCACTGTGAACACCCACTCTTCTCTCACTACCTCCGGGGTGCGACGCTAATTAGCTTCCTGCAAGGAACAGGGCCTCCTCTGGGTGCTCAGTTCCTCTTGAGGGGTGGGATGTTCAGGAGCAGGGGTGGAGGCACAAACTGTGGTATTTGTTTGGACTGCATCCCTATTTCCGTCAATTCTGACCCATCAGGAAGCACAGCCTGGCCCACAGACAATAGACTATTGTACCGCTGGGCTTGGGCTTGTTAGAGCCTAAAACAGGAAGTTGTCCTTTAACACAGAGATAcaaacacgcagacatgcatgcacacatcgACAGATAAAGACACTGATAAACACGCAGATAATGCTGACATGCGCGTGCACCAATGTTGACACGTACGCAGACACAAATGCGTGCAAACTTGCAGATGTgttacacacagaaacacacgcgtATGCACGGACGCAAGAGCACAGGCCATAATTTACATCACAATTACATAGCAGGCTATTAATAGTTTTGAACTATCAGAACTTAGGGTTGAGGAAGTACAATGACATCTCCTGGCATTTCCTTACCTATTCAGGTTCCACAAAACAGGCACTTCCTTACCCATTCAGGTTCTACAGGTCAGAAATGTTCTCATCTCTAAGGGTTGGGGGAACTGACTACCTGAAAATTGTTGAGCAGCGCTTTCCAACGTCCAATAATGTGGATCAGGACCCACTGGTGGATTACAttgtaaaaaatggaaaaagtagtcACTCATTAACCTTCACACCAGTCAAATTAAAAACTGCACCCAGTACATCAACCTTATTGGTTACCAGTATACGTGCAGTTGTTTTGACAgatgttggggaggggggggaaaaccCCTTTAATTGAATATTTTGAACATATGTTAGGCTACAATTTGGTAATGGCTGGGGGTGTCGCAGAAAATGTGGGTTGGGGGCTGAGCGTGAAACCCCCCTGTTGAGCGTTGACGTTAAGACTCACTTTGCAGGTCTGCCAACCTCTCTCAGTGTTTAGAGAAACATCAGCAAGACTTTCAAGTTTACATTGTTTCATCAGCTGATCTACCAAACTTGCCTCGTGCAATAAATGCTTTCCCGAAGCACTTAGACCTGGTGTGGTCTATACTGCATTAAagttatttacccagggtagatATTTTTCAACATGTAGCTGATGCTAATAGGGATATTCATTATAATTGTTTTACAAAGCCATGATGAGGATTGACCTTAATTATGGGGACCAATCAAATTTCACATTGGATAgactaaacaaacaaatcacattTGATTGCACTGCACTATGTTTTGGCTGGGAATCTATATTTTCTCAATGCCACTCagccctgcaaacacacacaaatgcatatccAGTGTCACAACTAAACTcacaagcacatttacacagagTTAtagttttacacacacacacacacgcacaaacacacaaactttttgcaattgttatttttacaaaaacctATGCACGTTTTATTCAGAAAGGGGGAGGTGTGTGGGTTAGGTTGAACCAAGCATACTCAGATGAGAGGAATTGAGAGTGACAAGCTCAGGTTTTGAACGCTGGGCCAAACAGCCCACGTAACCATGGGCAACAGctctgtttgctttccttcCTTGTGGCTGCGCTGGGTTCTGCGTTCTGTGTTCCGTGTGCGTCCACAGAGACGGAGAGCGGCGCGGAGCTGGCATGCCAAGCAGACAGGGGCCTGATGGGAAACAGACTGGAGGCCATACCAGCGCTGCCTTGATGGCCTGTCCACCCATGGCACTGCGCCCAGCCCACTGTATAACATTCCACAGTTTGGACCCGGAGCAGAGGAGCACAGCCTTAATACTACATCTATAAAGCAGCGGTTAGCTGTTTATATAGGGTCAGTGAGGACATATAACCTCATGGTGACCTAGAAGAGGGTGAAGGGGACATTTAGCATCTTTGTGGTCTccactatacacatacatatactgtacgCACATGTGCATACATTCACTCTCCTGATGTCaaaacacacagatgcgcacacgcacacgcacacacacacacacacacacacacacacaggggaagAGTGAAGGGCTACTGTGTAACCACTGATGTATGCGGCTGGGagcctcagacagacagacagcagtgcTGGGATGGCAGTTGGCAGCCACGCTCCTCCACGACACACACTTTccactcccacaatgcactggggtGCTCTGGGTCTccgagtgagagtgtgtgaatgcGCTGTCATGCGCTCGCTGGAGTAAGGTCtggtgtgtttgcgtttgtgagAGACGTCTTCATGTATGCGCACACGTActgtatacgtgtgtatgtgcgtgagtgtgcatgcatgtaagtgtgtgcatgtgtgcacacgtgtgtgtttgcatctgtgtgtacgtatgtgcttgagtgtgtgtgtgtgtctgtgcgtgtgtgtatatgtgtgtatgcgcatgcgctaacgagtgtgtgtgcgtgtgggtttgTGGGATCTCCATTCTGAGCCCCTGGAAGGAGGGgtaaaatgctgtattttgtgCTCTTGGCTCAGCCGGTGGCCAGAGGAGCCACGCATGCAGTGTCTTCAGTGCCTAAGAAAACAGGCTTTCCCCGCCCTCTGCCTGGAGCGGGCCCCTCAGCCTCGGGCTGTCCGCCCCGGCCCACGTCCCAGACCACAGCTTCATTAAACACGCTAATTTAGCTCCTCATCGACTGCAGCTGTATAAAGAGCTTTCCCCCTTCACCAATGCCCCTTTAtggtgtgcgtgcatttgtctTTACGTatgggtgcatgcatgtgtgtgcgagtgcatgtcTGTCTTTGTAAGAGacatctgtatgtatgtgcacgtgtgcattcCTGAGACATCTTTACGTatgggtgcatatgtgtgtgtgtgtgtgtgcatgtctgtctttCTAAGAGacatctgtatgtatgtgcatgtgtgtgtgtctgagtgtgtgcgtgcacaggGTCCCTCAACGTTtgcaaaaagagagaaaacaagtcTGCTCTACTGGGCTCCAGTTAAGAGTGGGTTACAGCTGCTGGTCAATGTCAGCGTTTATCACTGATGAGCCTAAAAACCATTGCATTTCCTCTGAGGTTTTCAGCACTGGCCAGAACTGATTCCAATCCAAAGGATATCTCCTGGTATGCTAATTaggttgggaaaaaaaataatattttcctctttctctcaaatGCTTATCCTCAAGATGAAAAATTTGGACACTGACTCGTTGTCATTGCGGCTGAGTTTGTATGTAGCCACATATTGAACCTCTCTGCATCAGCAGAAGTTCTGTTCTGGATATTTTTGCTAACTCAGCTGAGCATTGCAATCACGAGTATAAAATGACACTGCTGTGTATCGTaagggaaatgaacagaatCCAGTGCTAGGTCTCCAAGGGAACAGGTGATGCCCTCACTCTTTAGTACCTCTGTAGTTCAGCGCAGGTGAGAAAGAGTGAGCTGCACAGGGAACACGGGGGACCTCAGGCACAAACGAGAAGCTCAGGAGTCCGTAATTCAGACAGGTGGTTTGCATCtccagagagaaagggggctGTTGCTGCTTGTCTCCATGTTAACGCTCTCATAGACTGCAGCTTATTAACTGAAGTCTGTCTGCGTCTGGCTGGGCTTCCGACTCTCTGCCTTCACCGAAGATCAGGTggaaatttaataaaattaatttaaaaaaatttaaaaaatcaattaatgTTTTGTGTGAATTCACCAACGAGTCACCACAGGTGTCATTATTGATCATTGCTCAGTGTTCCATGGACCACAGTTTGAAACCATGGCGACCATGCCACACGGAACAGCAGATGCCATGAAACACCACAGGAGGCGTACTTAAAAGCTTCTTCAATTTTTTATATCCTCCCACCCCTAcaatctaaacacacacacacacacacacacactcacaaatctTCACTACCATGAACTAAGAGGACAGAATTTGTCCCTGGGATAAAGTGCTGATTCAGCTGGCGTCTGCATGCGTGAGTATCAGTGGCTGCTGGTGGGCTGGTTTTAGGAGGGTGTTGTTAGGAATGGGCCTGAACATTCCAGCCAGTCTGAGTCAGGAGACGGGTCTGTGAACAGAGCTTTCACTCCCTCATATACTACCTCTTTAATAACAAGCTCGGGTGTATGGGAGGAGAcaaaatgattgacagctgaaaAGAAGGGAGGATATGAGGAGGAAAAGCTATAAATTGCCACATTTCTTTGTTTCAAATCTGTCAGACTTTCATTTTGATAATCACATTTGTACTTATGAAGATGACAGTGATGTTGTCGATGATAATGCAACACAGAAATGTTCTCAAGGAAATATTTTAAGATGTCTGTGGATGTGGATCTCATAATAAATGAGAGGTAGGTTTTGCTTGAACTGTCCAAAGAAGCACTATCAAAATATGAAGCAGATACAActctcacttttaaaaaaaataaactgcctaCTAACCACAAAAACCTTTAAAAGGATGAGAAGCTTCTGGTTCTGCTTGCCTCAGTGTGCAATGAGAAGGATTCAGCTGACAAACAGAATGCAACGACACAAATCTCATACGGATGGGCATTCAGACGTGTCAGTGATGGCCGCAGAGACCTGCCCTCGTGGAGCTCGTTTTTCCACAGAGGCCAATGCAGACGCAGCAGGCAGGCATTTCCTCTTAGCGGCGCTCAGCATTAGATACATTCCACCGTGGGCCACCTCTCGGCTTCCCGTCTCATTCCACAACCGCAGCGGACGACGCGTTTCCTGCCTCACGCTCGCTACTGTGCTGCTGATGGGAAGGCACACCTGTTGCACTCAGAGATCACTGGAAAACTTCCTCTGGCTCCTCTGCACGGGCTGTGCCGAGCGGTTTACTCTCCCCAAACACCCAAAGACTGGACTTTCATACTACAGCAGTGCTACTCATCTGAGCTGCAAGCATTACATTCACACAGTTTAGGTGTCATAGATCACGTTGTCCTGGTGGAAAGGAGAAGATGACAATGCCCCTTGTTTTATCTGAACCGCTTGAAAATACATATTCGGGTCAATTTATAAATGCCTGAAATTGCCCACCTGCTTTTAGATCATTTAGGATGTCTCCATTCAGTGACCTTGAAAAGGAAGACCATCTGTCTCACCAGTAAGAGATCAAACACCAGAGGATGTTGTCACTGTCAAACTGTCATTATGACGTTACTCCCATTCTATTTCTTTacctctgtctccctctagAGGTCAGAGAGGTTAACTTTCACAAAGTGCCAGTACAAGCACCATTGTCTAGTCATTCCCATTCGGGGGATACCCcatgttttgaaaaatacaCCACTTTTTtctattataaaaatgtaataataacgtaatgtaataataacatgttcACCTTGTGAACAACActcattcaaaaacaaacagcatggAACAGCATGAAACAGCAGGCAAGAGACGGGTGTAAGTTGCTTGGCCTCTGACAGGGGTTTTTGGGTCAGTAGGGGGTAATGTGGTGGCCCCGGCACTTTAGTCCTTACAGAGGGAGTATAACAGCTCAATCTGTTCCTGGTCCCCGAACCCTGGGCTGCAGGAAGATGAGGAATAAGAAAAGATGTGGACCAAAATCACTGAGGGACCTGGGCATAACATTAATCACACTGGACTAAAATCACTCAGTACCTTGGCTATTTTCCATAAACAGTGAAATCAGTTTCGATATTCCGTTGCTGCTTACCTTGAGCACACTGGTTACATGCACCATCGGAAACGGTACCAAATAAAACTTTTGTTCAGAATTGGtggaatacatacatacaacaaGGCATAACGTCACTATGCAAGCTGCTCTGGAGTTTCTCAAAGTAGATTTTCTTGTTTTGGACCACAAACCCCTGAACACTCTATACCTGCCATTGTAAAGCAGGCAGACCATCAAAAACCTCTGGAAATATGTAAAACATCCTTCATTGTGCATAAAAGCGGACTATgccaactgaaaacacacactaacccccccctaccccccctgtACTCAGTATATTGTCCACACATAATCTCAGGCCCGGGGCCAGCCCCTCTCACCGTCCGGGCGTCTCCAGAATCAGGGGGATGTTGTCCAGACGGGGCTCGTTCACTATGTCACGGAAGGCCGGTATTCCGATCTGGCCGCGTCCGATGTCCTCGTGCCGGTCCAGGTGGCAGCCGAGCTTTCCTTTAATGCGGCAACACGGAACCGGGCAGAAGAGGATTCGGTTATCTATTTGAATGGCACTTCACTGGCAAAGCTGGCCTCCTACAATAATAGACTGCGGGATTGCATGCCAACGTTCACCTGGCTGATATACAAGTAAAACCGTACCATATCTCATAACCACAGTAGAATCGTTTTCTTACCTTTGGAGTCGTTGAGGTGGACACCCCGCAGATAGGACAGTCCCACCACCCGGTCAAACTCATCCAGCATGGACTTCACCCCTCCTTCCGCAGACAGGTCATACCCTGGGGGATGGGATCGTAATTAACTTTACCTCACACCCGTGAAAAGGATGAGGAGATATGGGGGCAAAAGACACACGAGTACAACGGACACTTCCTGGGTGTCACTCGTCCTTACACTCACCTGCCGCGAAGGCGTGGCAGGTATCCAGACACACCCCCACCCGGCTCTGATCCCGCACCCTGTCGATGATGCCCCGCAGCTCGCTGAACTGCCCCCCCACCGTGCTGCCCTGGCCACACATGTTCTCCAGCACTGCCGACAGAGAGCTGGGGGTTAAACCCACAGGGACGCGCGGGAGGGCCACAAGTTACGCCCgctaaaaatgtgaaaaggggGGGCTTCTGATCGGCGGCTGGCTTTGAGCGAGGGCCTGCCGTACCCGTGACGACGGCTGGGGTCTGCTGGTGGGCGTGGTTCAGGGCCTGGGCGATCTTCTCCTGGCACTGCTCGGTGGTGATGGTGCCCAGGGACGCGCCCGGGTGCAGGttgaagagagagaggcccaGGGCGCTGCAGCGGCTCAGCTCCTCCACCAGCAGGTCCTGGCTCTTCTCAAACACGTCTGGAAGGCGGGAGAGCCAGGGACGTGAACGGGCTGCAACAGGCCGCGCCTTCCAACAAGCTCTCTTCTAAGAGAATCTTACATTTGCAGTGGGAcagctcattttaattttaaaaaatcaacaggTGGAGATCTTTGAATGCAATTATTACATTTCGGAAccatttgcattatttatacaataataataatataataatcgACAAGACGTGAATGCACGTCCAAGCAGTTGAGTGACCTTGCTTGGGAGAGCCGCAGTTCATCAGGTAGGATCCGTGCGGTAGTATGTGCACGGGATCAAACCCGTTTACCACGCAGGCCTTCCGAAATTTCTCAGCTGCTGTGGCGTTGAGCGGCGGTCTCTGCCAGGAGCGCTGCGACCCCAGGAAAAGGGCAAAACTGCGCCCCCCCAGGGCTAAACAGTCCCCTACCGCCTTCCATATCCCACCTGAGCAGCAACATAGACATTTATGTTTACATAAACCATCTCTCAACGTAGACAAACTTACACACCATTTAGTATTCATATAATAGCATGGCAAAGAATTATGAAATCATTGCTATGGCATAATGAGTTCAACATGTGAGAAGGGCAAAGAAAGAcaatttccaaaaaagaaaaactcacaTTGTAGGACATACAAGGGAATTGAGATGGACTAAAGGTGACTACCTGATATGGAAACATGTGCAccaatatatttgttttttcctcttttcttgtcttttctcttcctcccgTTTTCCTTGGGTTCCTCTATTGCCATCTCGTCCTCCACTTCTGAGCCTATATTCTCTTCctcttgcttcctcttcctcgctccTTTCTTTTTCGGACCCATAATGCCGTTTCAGTCTGCGTGGGCAATAAGACAGATCCAAACGTTGGTAAATGTTATATCTGTGTGGTACTAGAGGATCAGGTATACTGCAAGCAAGCTCTCGGATAAAACGCAATTATCTGGCAGTCTATGCCCGAGAATTCTAAACTACTATAAATTCGAAGAATAGCACAATATTAACGTTAGACTTAGAACAATTACCAAACTAAGAAAGCCAAACTGAAATCGAGGATCTTACTGATGTGATGCAAGCAAGAGCCACCGTGCTAAGGTCACAACACGCCCCTGTTACATTTTAATGTccgaaaataaatgtttgatgaTTTATCCGCCGAATAAACTGACaactagtttttaaaaaaacagacaaatcaGTATCAATACACCATACGGGCCATAAAGATTACAAGCGCAATGTTAGCAAACACCGTTGGATTTCCTGTCTCAAGATGAGAGATCTGTCATCTGGCGTGCATGTAAAATTAGCCAGACAGCTAGGTAGCTGGCTAATTAACGTCTTCGTCCCTTAAAGTATATTTCAGTTGTAAAAATTGCAGCTTAGCTCCAGATTGATTAAAAGTTTTCTAGTTAAGATCAGATACAATTAGCCAGCTACCTAACGCTTTCTTAGACTAGCAAAGTAATAAACATATAGTCTAGTTAGCTAACTAGTTCTAGCTTTCTGATTGTTGCTGGCTTGGATGGCTAACCTGAGACTATAGTAAAATGAGTCGTTTGTTATCTATTTCTGTTTAACCAACACAGGTCCTGATTTTATGTGGCATTCAGTGCCCACTCAAAAACAGCGCCCAGAGTGCACTGTGTCGTCTTCGATGGCGGAGATTATATGACAGCGCCGCGTACAGTAATCTTGTAAAATTGCATGTCCTGTGCTTTTGAACCCGAACCAACCGTTTAGATCTCATCCGTATGTGCACTGCACaaatcaaccaaccaaccatTGCACGAAAAGCGACCGTTTCTGGCTGCCAGTTGGACCGTCACAGTGTTGGAATTTTATTTCATCGGGCAAAGACACGTCACGTAGGTTTGGGTTTGGAGGCTGACATTGAGACACcccccaatattttcatatgaattaattG
Protein-coding sequences here:
- the si:ch211-141o9.10 gene encoding probable endonuclease 4, which translates into the protein MGPKKKGARKRKQEEENIGSEVEDEMAIEEPKENGRKRKDKKRGKNKYIGAHVSISGGIWKAVGDCLALGGRSFALFLGSQRSWQRPPLNATAAEKFRKACVVNGFDPVHILPHGSYLMNCGSPKQDVFEKSQDLLVEELSRCSALGLSLFNLHPGASLGTITTEQCQEKIAQALNHAHQQTPAVVTVLENMCGQGSTVGGQFSELRGIIDRVRDQSRVGVCLDTCHAFAAGYDLSAEGGVKSMLDEFDRVVGLSYLRGVHLNDSKGKLGCHLDRHEDIGRGQIGIPAFRDIVNEPRLDNIPLILETPGRPGFGDQEQIELLYSLCKD